A region of Oncorhynchus masou masou isolate Uvic2021 chromosome 29, UVic_Omas_1.1, whole genome shotgun sequence DNA encodes the following proteins:
- the LOC135518936 gene encoding interferon alpha/beta receptor 1a-like produces the protein MKVGFALVLLWSLPITNVLAELPQPQNLTLLTLNTQYVLTWNWDQTTTGNSVTFTVEYMAKYKMKMKKKNWSCVCERTTRTRCDLTGSDLRYLGVYVLRVRASADGVNSHWVNKDFCPDKNASLGPPSRVEMVPVGNVLDVTISDPLTSTQHSMRKHVLYLYYRILYWSRSDDPQGLKPKVLDSSNNLVTLPELEAWTWYCVMIQSRYDYYNKTSSYTEPRCMQTEGDTPYGQIFLYFLVSMMVCFLLVLLSCYAFIRFYRVLKNTFYPSIQLPAHIQEYLCDSSPGSDMPRLLTADSEAELCCDKLTICPEVVLLEMHVPPPLTAPPSELEQDSDRHICQDSGDSGICSTEGGSSQQGCSCGEPIRTDQEVDSWQTLAQAKMEEMGSIMWA, from the exons ATGAAGGTGGGCTTTGCACTCGTTCTCCTCTGGTCTCTTCCAATAACCAATG TGCTTGCAGAGCTGCCTCAACCTCAGAACCTGACTCTgctcacactgaacacacagtatGTACTGACGTGGAACTGGGACCAGACGACCACAGGCAACTCTGTTACCTTCACTGTAGAGTACATGGC GAAGTACAAGatgaagatgaagaagaagaactggagctgtgtgtgtgaaaGGACCACACGTACCCGCTGTGACCTCACAGGTTCTGATCTGCGCTACCTGGGCGTGTACGTGCTCCGAGTCCGAGCCAGCGCAGACGGAGTCAACTCACACTGGGTCAACAAAGACTTCTGCCCTGATAAAAACG CTTCATTGGGCCCACCGTCCAGGGTGGAGATGGTTCCTGTGGGGAACGTGCTGGACGTGACCATCTCTGACCCCCTGACCAGCACCCAGCACTCCATGAGGAAACACGTCCTCTACCTGTACTACCGCATCCTGTACTGGAGCCGCTCTGATGACCCTCAG GGTCTGAAGCCTAAAGTGTTGGACTCGAGCAACAACCTGGTGACGCTGCCTGAGCTGGAGGCCTGGACGTGGTACTGTGTCATGATCCAGTCTCGCTACGACTACTACAACAAGACTAGCAGCTACACAGAACCCCGGTGCATGCAGACGGAGG GTGACACCCCGTACGGGCAGATCTTCCTGTACTTCCTGGTCTCCATGATGGTGTGTTTCCTGCTCGTGTTGCTTTCCTGCTACGCCTTCATTAGGTTCTACAGAGTCCTCAAAAACACCTTTTACCCCTCTATCCAGCTGCCTGCACACATCCAGGAG tACCTCTGTGACTCCTCCCCCGGCTCCGACATGCCCCGCCTCCTCACTGCTGATTCAGAGGCGGAGCTGTGCTGTGATAAGCTGACCATCTGTCCTGAGGTGGTGCTACTGGAGATGCacgtccctcctcccctcacagcGCCCCCCTCAGAGCTGGAGCAGGACAGCGACAGGCACATCTGTCAGGACAGCGGAGACTCTGGGATCTGCTCCACAGAGGGAGGCTCCAGCCAGCAGGGTTGTAGTTGTGGGGAGCCAATCAGGACAGACCAGGAGGTGGATTCCTGGCAGACACTGGCACAGGCCAagatggaggagatggg ATCCATAATGTGGGCTTGA